Proteins from a single region of Punica granatum isolate Tunisia-2019 chromosome 8, ASM765513v2, whole genome shotgun sequence:
- the LOC116189056 gene encoding serine/threonine-protein kinase MHK isoform X2: MERYKILEELGDGTCGCVYKAINRETCETVAVKKMKRKFYFWDECVNLREVKALRKLNHPNIIKLKEVVRENNELFFIFEHMDYNLYQIMRDRDSPFSEEEIRNFMSQVLQGLAHMHRVSYFHRDLKPENLLVKNLILKIADFGLAREVTSTPPYTEYVSTRWYRAPEVLLQSWLYTPAIDMWAVGAILAELFTLSPIFPGESEMDQLYKIVTVLGRPHWNAFPEAKNISRLVDISYTEQLCSWDPSKRPTADQALQHPFFHVSTWIPRPLHDSVEKKLEKTGSKPNLELNLWNFSTQPDDCFLGLTLGVKPSNQNPGMGPNVSQGLREEILFGSDYKEYQEKSAFWSLLSPDQSRIHAPVDSALSLSFSNSIQQPSVGVLQSTGLTMPSLQPNLLDCPLLAMPTPFRQGNWL, from the exons ATGGAGAG ATATAAAATTTTGGAAGAGCTAGGAGATGGCACTTGCGGCTGTGTTTATAAGGCCATCAACAGGGAAACATGTGAAACT GTTGCTGtcaagaaaatgaagagaaaATTCTATTTCTGGGACGAATGTGTAAATTTGAGAGAAGTCAAG GCCCTCCGCAAATTGAATCATCCCAATATAATAAAGTTGAAGGAAGTTGTCAGGGAAAATAATGAgctgtttttcatttttgagcATATG GATTACAACTTGTACCAAATAATGAGAGATCGAGACAGTCCGTTTTCAGAGGAAGAAATACGCAACTTCATGTCTCAGGTGCTTCAGGGCCTTGCCCACATGCATAGAGTTAGCTATTTTCATCGAGATTTGAAGCCAG AGAACCTGCTGGTAAAAAATCTCATTCTTAAAATTGCTGATTTTGGACTGGCTAGGGAGGTGACTTCAACACCTCCTTATACTGAGTATGTGTCCACACGCTG GTACCGTGCCCCAGAAGTTCTGCTGCAGTCCTGGTTGTACACTCCTGCAATTG ACATGTGGGCAGTTGGAGCTATACTAGCTGAGCTTTTCACCCTGTCTCCTATTTTTCCAGGCGAAAG TGAAATGGATCAACTGTACAAAATAGTTACTGTTCTCGGGAGGCCACATTGGAATGCTTTTCCTGAagctaaaaatatttctcgaTTGGTTGACATCAGTTATACAGAG CAACTGTGTTCCTGGGACCCATCAAAGAGGCCGACTGCAGATCAGGCCCTGCAGCACCCATTTTTTCAT GTTTCCACGTGGATTCCACGTCCACTCCATGATTCTGTTGAGAAGAAGCTAGAAAAAACAG GTTCAAAGCCGAACCTTGAGTTGAATCTGTGGAACTTCAGCACACAACCTGATGACTGTTTCCTTGGCTTGACTCTAGGCGTGAAGCCTAGTAATCAGAATCCGG GGATGGGACCTAATGTCTCTCAGGGTCTAAGAGAG GAAATACTGTTTGGATCTGATTACAAAGAGTACCAGGAAAAGTCTG CTTTCTGGTCGCTGCTTTCTCCTGATCAGAGTCGAATTCACGCGCCAGTGGATTCTGCACTTTCATTATCATTCAG CAATTCGATTCAGCAGCCGTCGGTCGGGGTCCTCCAATCGACTGGGTTAACGATGCCTTCTTTGCAGCCCAATCTTCTGGACTGCCCTTTATTGGCCATGCCCACTCCTTTTCGGCAGGGCAACTGGCTTTGA
- the LOC116189056 gene encoding serine/threonine-protein kinase MHK isoform X1, with translation MERYKILEELGDGTCGCVYKAINRETCETVAVKKMKRKFYFWDECVNLREVKALRKLNHPNIIKLKEVVRENNELFFIFEHMDYNLYQIMRDRDSPFSEEEIRNFMSQVLQGLAHMHRVSYFHRDLKPENLLVKNLILKIADFGLAREVTSTPPYTEYVSTRWYRAPEVLLQSWLYTPAIDMWAVGAILAELFTLSPIFPGESEMDQLYKIVTVLGRPHWNAFPEAKNISRLVDISYTEILPVNLYEIIPNASTEAIDLFMQLCSWDPSKRPTADQALQHPFFHVSTWIPRPLHDSVEKKLEKTGSKPNLELNLWNFSTQPDDCFLGLTLGVKPSNQNPGMGPNVSQGLREEILFGSDYKEYQEKSAFWSLLSPDQSRIHAPVDSALSLSFSNSIQQPSVGVLQSTGLTMPSLQPNLLDCPLLAMPTPFRQGNWL, from the exons ATGGAGAG ATATAAAATTTTGGAAGAGCTAGGAGATGGCACTTGCGGCTGTGTTTATAAGGCCATCAACAGGGAAACATGTGAAACT GTTGCTGtcaagaaaatgaagagaaaATTCTATTTCTGGGACGAATGTGTAAATTTGAGAGAAGTCAAG GCCCTCCGCAAATTGAATCATCCCAATATAATAAAGTTGAAGGAAGTTGTCAGGGAAAATAATGAgctgtttttcatttttgagcATATG GATTACAACTTGTACCAAATAATGAGAGATCGAGACAGTCCGTTTTCAGAGGAAGAAATACGCAACTTCATGTCTCAGGTGCTTCAGGGCCTTGCCCACATGCATAGAGTTAGCTATTTTCATCGAGATTTGAAGCCAG AGAACCTGCTGGTAAAAAATCTCATTCTTAAAATTGCTGATTTTGGACTGGCTAGGGAGGTGACTTCAACACCTCCTTATACTGAGTATGTGTCCACACGCTG GTACCGTGCCCCAGAAGTTCTGCTGCAGTCCTGGTTGTACACTCCTGCAATTG ACATGTGGGCAGTTGGAGCTATACTAGCTGAGCTTTTCACCCTGTCTCCTATTTTTCCAGGCGAAAG TGAAATGGATCAACTGTACAAAATAGTTACTGTTCTCGGGAGGCCACATTGGAATGCTTTTCCTGAagctaaaaatatttctcgaTTGGTTGACATCAGTTATACAGAG ATTCTTCCTGTCAATCTCTATGAGATTATACCTAATGCTAGCACAGAAGCAATTGATCTCTTCATG CAACTGTGTTCCTGGGACCCATCAAAGAGGCCGACTGCAGATCAGGCCCTGCAGCACCCATTTTTTCAT GTTTCCACGTGGATTCCACGTCCACTCCATGATTCTGTTGAGAAGAAGCTAGAAAAAACAG GTTCAAAGCCGAACCTTGAGTTGAATCTGTGGAACTTCAGCACACAACCTGATGACTGTTTCCTTGGCTTGACTCTAGGCGTGAAGCCTAGTAATCAGAATCCGG GGATGGGACCTAATGTCTCTCAGGGTCTAAGAGAG GAAATACTGTTTGGATCTGATTACAAAGAGTACCAGGAAAAGTCTG CTTTCTGGTCGCTGCTTTCTCCTGATCAGAGTCGAATTCACGCGCCAGTGGATTCTGCACTTTCATTATCATTCAG CAATTCGATTCAGCAGCCGTCGGTCGGGGTCCTCCAATCGACTGGGTTAACGATGCCTTCTTTGCAGCCCAATCTTCTGGACTGCCCTTTATTGGCCATGCCCACTCCTTTTCGGCAGGGCAACTGGCTTTGA
- the LOC116188879 gene encoding cytochrome P450 82G1-like: protein MPIDFSYQSKSILTKHYSSKFHSPRNNGHLLSYFLLFVLGLFPSLLLHPLIVHKFGSGARRQSKRSKPLPPEPSGAWPLIGHLHLLWGGEPAFRKLAAMADGCGPVFSLNIGLQRLVVVSSPEATRESLSVNDRVLASRPNIAAGRYMGYDNAIFALAPYGAYWREIRKIAALELLSSHRLQRLLHVRVSEIASFMADLLSRSRHNNLVIPIDIQFEHLTFNINLRMIAGKKFADTEFGKTGSDAWRFRRAIESALYLSGTFVLSDAIPWLEPADIQGHVRAMKATAKEIDYVLDKWLKEHIERRKGEEEEADDFMEVLLKSLPESDDMFYGHERERVIKATVLILIMTGSESTALTMTWAVALLLNNPSTLIHAQEELDRVVGRDRWVQESDIESLKYLQAIVKETLRLYPPAPLTGLREAMEDCHIGGYRVPKGTRVLVNIWKLQRDPAIWSDPDGFRPERFLKEHKNVEVRGQSFEYIPFSSGRRSCPGATFGLQVVHLMLARMLQGFDMTIAGDGPIDMGEGQGIALPRASPLRVVLKPRLDLPLHG, encoded by the exons atGCCCATCGATTTTTCATATCAAAGCAAATCAATTTTAACCAAACATTACTCTTCCAAGTTCCATTCTCCTCGTAATAATGGACATCTCCTCTCTTACTTCCTACTATTTGTTTTAGGACTATTCCCAAGTCTATTACTTCACCCCCTTATTGTTCATAAGTTCGGTTCTGGTGCTCGTAGGCAGTCGAAACGCAGCAAGCCATTACCCCCCGAACCATCCGGTGCATGGCCTTTGATAGGGCACCTCCATCTCCTGTGGGGAGGAGAGCCCGCTTTCAGGAAGCTTGCAGCCATGGCTGACGGATGTGGGCCCGTCTTCTCCCTCAATATCGGCCTCCAAAGGCTGGTGGTCGTGAGCAGCCCCGAGGCCACGAGGGAGTCCTTGAGCGTGAACGACAGGGTTCTGGCCAGTCGGCCCAATATTGCAGCAGGACG GTACATGGGGTATGATAATGCCATCTTTGCGCTGGCGCCTTACGGGGCATACTGGCGCGAAATCCGAAAAATTGCCGCCCTCGAGCTCCTCTCAAGCCACCGCCTCCAGCGGCTCCTCCACGTTAGGGTCTCAGAGATAGCCTCCTTCATGGCGGATCTCCTCTCCCGCTCCCGACACAACAATCTAGTTATTCCCATTGACATACAGTTCGAGCACCTAACTTTCAACATAAACCTGAGGATGATTGCAGGGAAGAAGTTCGCAGACACCGAGTTCGGCAAAACTGGATCAGACGCCTGGCGGTTCAGGAGAGCAATTGAGAGCGCCCTATACCTCAGCGGGACGTTTGTCCTGTCTGACGCAATCCCGTGGCTTGAGCCGGCAGATATTCAAGGACACGTGAGGGCTATGAAGGCGACGGCGAAGGAGATCGACTATGTCCTCGACAAGTGGCTAAAGGAGCACATTGAGAGgaggaaaggtgaagaagaagaagctgatgATTTCATGGAAGTTCTGCTCAAGAGCTTGCCGGAGAGTGACGACATGTTCTATGGGCATGAACGCGAGAGGGTCATCAAGGCTACTGTCCTG ATTCTCATAATGACCGGTTCGGAGAGCACGGCATTGACTATGACATGGGCTGTGGCATTGCTACTGAACAATCCCAGCACCCTAATACATGCTCAAGAAGAGCTAGACAGAGTCGTAGGGCGAGACCGGTGGGTCCAAGAATCGGACATCGAAAGCCTGAAGTATCTCCAAGCCATCGTGAAAGAGACTCTCCGCCTCTATCCACCGGCTCCATTGACGGGTCTCCGGGAAGCCATGGAGGATTGTCACATTGGTGGTTATCGCGTTCCCAAGGGTACGCGTGTTTTAGTCAACATATGGAAACTCCAGAGGGATCCCGCAATCTGGTCTGACCCTGATGGGTTCCGACCCGAGAGGTTCTTGAAAGAGCATAAGAACGTCGAGGTCAGAGGACAGAGTTTCGAGTACATCCCATTCAGTTCCGGGCGGAGATCGTGCCCTGGTGCCACATTTGGACTCCAGGTTGTTCACTTGATGCTGGCTCGCATGCTACAAGGTTTCGACATGACAATCGCTGGGGATGGGCCGATCGACATGGGTGAAGGCCAAGGCATCGCACTACCTAGGGCGAGCCCTCTCAGGGTTGTCCTGAAACCACGCCTCGATTTGCCACTTCACGGATGA